The following coding sequences lie in one Pseudorca crassidens isolate mPseCra1 chromosome 2, mPseCra1.hap1, whole genome shotgun sequence genomic window:
- the LOC137211260 gene encoding neuroblastoma breakpoint family member 6-like protein → MAVSLTTFSGQRSEMSILETNQYLRSQLEKSKQDFQDLTEKFLMSQATAYSLAKQLQKYKCEEYKDLIESVLEEEVLFEEGELAEKMRPAARLGRYDPLIQAQARELTHLRQKLQEGKGVCYFFMQHAKDTVKSFESLLRSTDVTYYQRQRFCELLAQGSQLAERLASKLTTGNHHDRKDEDRQEPLAPRSGPAGRLWFQVALV, encoded by the exons ATGGCAGTATCTCTCACCACTTTCTCTGGTCAGAGAAGTGAAATGAGCATCCTGGAAACCAACCAGTATCTGCGCTCCCAGCTGGAAAAAAGCAAACAGGACTTTCAAGACCTCACAGAGAAATTCCTCATGTCCCAAGCTACTGCCTACTCCCTGGCCAAACAGCTGCAGAAATACA AGTGTGAAGAGTACAAAGACCTCATTGAATCTGTGCTGGAGGAGGAAGTGCTGTTTGAGGAGGGGGAGCTGGCAGAGAAGATGAGACCGGCTGCAAGGCTTGG GAGATATGATCCCCTAATTCAGGCTCAGGCCCGAGAACTGACCCACTTACGACAGAAGCTACAGGAAGGGAAAGGTGTCTGTTATTTTTTCATGCAGCATGCAAAGGACACAGTCAAGTCTTTTGAGAGTCTCCTCAGGAGCACTGACGTTACCTACTACCAGAGACAGAGATTCTGTGAGCTACTGGCCCAAGGAAGCCAGCTGGCAGAGAGACTTGCCAGCAAACTCACCACTG GAAATCATCATGATAGGAAGGATGAAGACAGACAGGAGCCACTAGCACCCAG ATCAGGACCAGCTGGGAGGCTGTGGTTCCAGGTTGCCTTAGTTTAA